From the genome of Flavobacterium luteolum, one region includes:
- a CDS encoding phosphatase PAP2 family protein — translation MFYKTVSLLFLFGLFSANAQQNDSISKIDSTSNHLKFNYKQLIIPSVLIGYGVIGLESDQLLSFNHQIKDEVTEDIDEKITIDDFSQYAPAVSVYALNAFGVKGKNNMRDRSVILVTSYAIMATTVLGLKSISHVERPDGSSNNSFPSGHTATAFMGAEFLYQEYKDKSIWYGIAGYAVATGTGLFRIYNNRHWLTDVAAGAGIGILSTKIAYWINPYITKKLFKSSAENKSTSMIMPFYNGQQYGLGFAKVF, via the coding sequence ATGTTTTACAAAACAGTTTCTCTACTATTCCTATTCGGATTATTTTCTGCGAATGCACAGCAAAATGATTCGATTTCAAAAATTGACAGCACTTCCAATCATTTAAAATTCAATTACAAACAATTAATTATTCCATCGGTTTTAATTGGTTACGGTGTAATTGGTTTAGAAAGTGATCAGCTTTTGAGTTTCAATCACCAGATTAAAGATGAAGTTACGGAAGACATTGATGAGAAAATTACTATTGATGATTTCTCGCAATATGCGCCTGCCGTATCTGTTTATGCGCTGAATGCTTTTGGAGTAAAAGGCAAAAATAATATGCGTGACCGTTCTGTAATACTTGTGACTTCGTATGCAATTATGGCTACAACGGTTTTAGGTTTAAAATCGATTTCACATGTAGAAAGACCGGATGGAAGTTCGAATAATTCCTTTCCTTCCGGACACACTGCAACTGCATTTATGGGTGCCGAATTTTTATACCAAGAATATAAAGACAAATCGATTTGGTACGGAATTGCAGGTTATGCTGTTGCAACCGGAACGGGATTGTTTAGAATTTACAACAATCGCCATTGGTTAACCGATGTCGCTGCCGGAGCGGGAATCGGAATTTTGAGTACCAAAATTGCGTATTGGATTAATCCGTATATTACTAAAAAGTTATTCAAATCATCAGCCGAAAATAAATCTACTTCTATGATAATGCCTTTTTATAATGGACAGCAATATGGTTTGGGATTTGCGAAGGTTTTTTAG
- a CDS encoding sensor protein KdpD, producing the protein MENENNNAQHFLDLIQKSRKGKFKIYIGMSAGVGKTFRMLQEAHSLLKNGIDVKIGYIETHMRKETHELLSGLPIIPRRTIFYKGKELEELDVQAIINLRPEVVIVDELAHTNVEGSKNEKRWQDVLEILEAGINVISAVNIQHIESLNEDVKRITNIDVQERIPDNVLRLADEVVNIDLTSEDLIARLKEGKIYTPDKIQTALTNFFKSEQILQLRELALKEVASQVVRKVENEVPNLHALRHEKLLACISSNDKTAKIVIRKTARLASYYNGAWYVLYVETPQESSTKIALDKQRHLINNFKLAVQLGAEVIKLENSNIADAILATVEEKQITTVCIGKPHLNLFKVILSTTIFRRLLNKLSLSNVDLVILS; encoded by the coding sequence ATGGAAAACGAAAATAATAACGCACAGCACTTTCTCGATTTAATTCAGAAATCACGAAAAGGGAAGTTTAAAATCTACATTGGAATGAGCGCCGGTGTGGGCAAGACTTTTCGTATGCTTCAGGAAGCGCATTCGTTATTGAAAAACGGAATCGATGTGAAAATCGGCTACATCGAAACGCACATGCGAAAGGAAACGCATGAATTATTATCGGGTTTGCCGATAATTCCGAGACGGACCATTTTTTATAAAGGAAAAGAATTAGAAGAACTCGATGTTCAGGCGATTATCAACCTTCGTCCGGAAGTGGTTATTGTTGATGAACTGGCGCACACGAATGTTGAAGGAAGCAAAAATGAAAAACGCTGGCAGGATGTTTTAGAGATTTTGGAAGCTGGGATTAATGTGATTTCGGCGGTGAATATTCAGCATATTGAGAGTTTAAATGAAGATGTAAAACGAATTACAAACATTGATGTTCAGGAACGAATTCCGGATAATGTTTTACGATTGGCAGATGAAGTTGTCAATATCGATTTGACATCTGAAGATTTGATTGCGCGTTTGAAGGAAGGAAAAATTTATACTCCAGATAAAATTCAGACGGCTTTAACGAACTTTTTTAAATCGGAACAGATTTTACAACTTCGGGAATTGGCTTTGAAAGAAGTAGCGAGTCAGGTCGTTCGAAAAGTTGAAAATGAAGTTCCGAATCTTCATGCTTTACGACATGAAAAATTATTGGCCTGCATTAGCAGTAATGATAAAACGGCTAAAATTGTGATTAGAAAAACTGCCCGATTAGCGAGTTATTATAACGGAGCCTGGTATGTTTTGTATGTAGAAACTCCGCAGGAAAGCAGTACAAAAATTGCCTTGGACAAACAGCGACATTTAATTAATAATTTTAAACTCGCCGTACAATTAGGCGCAGAAGTAATTAAACTGGAAAACAGCAATATTGCCGATGCGATTTTGGCAACAGTCGAAGAAAAACAAATTACAACTGTGTGTATTGGAAAACCGCATTTGAATTTATTTAAAGTAATTTTGTCTACAACAATTTTCAGACGTTTGTTGAATAAACTGTCTTTATCAAATGTTGATCTTGTTATTCTGTCTTAA
- a CDS encoding K(+)-transporting ATPase subunit C, which produces MKNLFSIIKLTAVTLILFAVIYPLAIYGIAQIAPNQGKGETISVNGKVVGYQKIGQKFDKSNYFWGRPSAVDYNAAGSAGSNKGPSNADYLALVQKRIDTFLLVHPYLKKSDIPSDMVTASGSGLDPNISPQGALIQVKRIAKERKLDEAKVKALVESKINTAVVGPETVNVLELNVALDQLR; this is translated from the coding sequence ATGAAAAATCTATTTTCTATAATAAAACTTACTGCGGTTACCTTAATCTTATTCGCAGTTATTTATCCTCTTGCGATTTACGGAATCGCACAAATTGCTCCAAATCAAGGAAAAGGAGAAACGATTTCGGTGAACGGAAAAGTGGTTGGTTATCAAAAAATTGGTCAAAAATTCGATAAGTCGAATTATTTCTGGGGAAGACCTTCGGCTGTTGATTATAACGCGGCGGGAAGTGCCGGAAGTAACAAAGGGCCAAGCAATGCCGATTATTTGGCTTTGGTTCAAAAAAGAATTGATACATTTTTATTGGTTCATCCGTACTTGAAAAAATCTGATATTCCTTCAGATATGGTTACGGCTTCAGGAAGCGGTTTAGATCCGAATATTTCTCCGCAAGGGGCGCTGATTCAGGTGAAACGAATTGCTAAAGAAAGAAAACTGGACGAAGCTAAAGTAAAAGCTTTGGTGGAATCTAAAATTAATACTGCTGTTGTTGGGCCTGAAACGGTTAATGTTTTGGAATTGAATGTGGCTTTGGATCAGCTTCGCTAG
- a CDS encoding ATP-binding protein, protein MRIKTKLNLGVGLLFLMIIILSLVSGYSVFLIKADTENILKANYNTLEYSRNMILSLDEIKASPDSKIHVFKEYLEKQTQNVTEPGEKEATENLEKSFTLLEQNGANETIKAKIRQDIFAIMKLNLDAIKQKSDIAKHTAENANLWIAIVGSLCFLIAFNLLVNLPNNIANPIKELTLSIKEIANKNYSERVHFTSHSEFGDLAKSFNTMAQKLQEYNDSNLYKLFFEKKRLETLINNMNDPIIGLDHEGIILFANDEALKIIGLKLEDVIGKSASTLALSNDLIRSLILKEESDAPKKQPLKIYAHGKESYFEKEILNITIIPTGEEKEINIGDVIILRNITLFKELDFAKTNFIATVSHELKTPIASIKLSLKLLENEKTGDMNEDQKQLVESIKDDSQRLLKITGELLNLSQLETGNIQLNIEKSNPQEIVNYAVEAVKVQAEQKQIKLVIDADENLQDVKADSEKTGWVLINYLSNAIRYSSEKSTIHIKLKKELNQIVFQVIDTGKGIDTRYKDKVFDKYFQVPGSQKSGTGLGLAISKEFIEAQNGSVGVESNLGLGSTFWFSLKV, encoded by the coding sequence ATGAGAATTAAAACCAAATTGAATCTGGGAGTTGGATTATTATTTTTAATGATCATTATACTTTCGTTAGTGAGCGGTTATTCTGTTTTTTTGATAAAAGCAGATACCGAGAATATTCTGAAAGCGAATTATAATACGCTGGAATATTCGCGAAACATGATTTTGTCTTTGGATGAAATTAAAGCGAGCCCTGATAGCAAGATTCATGTTTTCAAGGAATATCTTGAAAAACAAACGCAAAATGTTACCGAACCCGGAGAAAAAGAAGCGACCGAAAACCTTGAAAAAAGTTTTACACTTTTAGAACAAAACGGAGCAAACGAAACCATAAAAGCAAAAATCAGACAGGATATTTTTGCTATTATGAAACTGAATCTGGATGCTATAAAACAGAAAAGCGATATAGCCAAACATACTGCCGAAAATGCCAATTTATGGATTGCCATTGTGGGAAGTTTATGCTTTTTGATTGCTTTTAATTTACTCGTCAATCTTCCAAATAATATTGCAAATCCGATAAAAGAATTAACGTTGAGTATTAAGGAAATTGCCAATAAAAACTATTCGGAGCGCGTTCATTTTACGAGTCATAGCGAATTTGGAGATTTGGCCAAATCGTTTAATACAATGGCGCAAAAACTTCAGGAATATAACGACAGTAATTTGTATAAACTCTTTTTTGAAAAGAAACGACTGGAAACTTTAATCAATAATATGAACGATCCTATTATTGGATTAGATCATGAAGGAATTATTTTGTTTGCCAATGATGAAGCGCTTAAAATTATCGGTCTGAAACTGGAAGATGTTATTGGGAAATCGGCTTCTACTCTAGCCTTGTCCAATGATTTGATTCGGTCTTTGATTTTGAAAGAGGAATCAGATGCTCCTAAAAAACAACCGCTTAAAATTTACGCGCACGGAAAAGAAAGTTATTTCGAAAAAGAGATTCTGAACATTACCATAATTCCGACAGGTGAAGAAAAGGAAATCAATATTGGCGATGTGATTATTCTGCGAAATATTACGCTTTTTAAGGAACTGGATTTTGCGAAAACCAATTTTATTGCAACCGTTTCGCACGAATTAAAAACACCAATTGCTTCGATAAAATTAAGTCTGAAATTGCTTGAAAATGAAAAAACAGGCGATATGAACGAAGACCAAAAACAATTGGTTGAAAGTATAAAAGATGACAGTCAGCGCTTGTTGAAAATTACAGGCGAATTGCTGAATTTGTCTCAATTAGAAACGGGAAATATTCAGCTGAATATCGAAAAAAGTAATCCGCAAGAAATTGTAAATTATGCTGTTGAAGCGGTAAAAGTTCAGGCGGAACAAAAACAAATTAAATTAGTAATTGATGCTGATGAAAACCTTCAAGACGTAAAAGCCGACAGCGAAAAAACAGGCTGGGTTTTGATTAATTATTTATCGAATGCAATTCGATATTCTTCTGAAAAAAGCACGATTCATATCAAACTTAAAAAAGAACTAAATCAAATCGTATTTCAGGTTATCGATACCGGAAAAGGAATTGATACAAGATATAAAGACAAAGTTTTTGATAAATATTTTCAGGTTCCTGGAAGTCAAAAATCCGGAACAGGATTGGGTTTAGCGATAAGCAAAGAATTTATTGAAGCACAAAATGGAAGTGTTGGTGTTGAGAGTAATTTGGGATTGGGAAGTACGTTTTGGTTTTCTTTAAAAGTTTAG
- a CDS encoding porin produces the protein MKKIILTALIAFGFSNLYAQEESKSPLTFSGYVDAYYSYDFGKPENHTRPNFFYSYNKSNEVNLNLGMAKVNYSKENIRGNFALMAGTYAEYNMSAEQGLLKNVYEANVGVKISKNHNLWVDAGIMPSHIGFESAIGKDCQTLTRSIMAENSPYYETGVKIGYTSESGKWYLAGMYLNGWQRIEKVEGNQTPAFGTQVTYKPSDRVALNWSTYVGNEQSDIDKKWRYFNNFYGQFKVTEKTNITAGFDVGSQQSAKGSNKYDTWFSPVLILQYKPVDKIQLAVRGEYYSDEKGVIIATETPNGFKTYGFSANFDYLVTDNVMFRIEARNLSSKDEIFTNKDNLPTDTNTFVTTSLAISF, from the coding sequence ATGAAAAAAATAATACTTACTGCTTTAATCGCTTTTGGTTTTAGCAATTTATACGCACAAGAAGAATCAAAAAGTCCACTAACATTTTCAGGATATGTAGACGCTTATTATAGTTATGATTTCGGAAAACCGGAAAATCATACTCGGCCAAACTTTTTTTACAGTTATAATAAAAGCAACGAGGTAAACCTGAATTTAGGAATGGCAAAAGTGAATTATTCGAAAGAAAATATTCGGGGGAATTTTGCCTTAATGGCCGGAACTTACGCCGAATATAATATGTCTGCCGAGCAAGGTTTATTGAAAAATGTTTATGAGGCGAATGTTGGTGTAAAGATTTCAAAAAACCATAATTTATGGGTTGATGCGGGAATTATGCCTTCGCATATTGGTTTTGAAAGTGCGATTGGAAAAGACTGCCAGACTTTAACAAGAAGTATTATGGCTGAGAATTCTCCTTATTATGAAACGGGAGTTAAAATTGGTTATACATCTGAATCCGGAAAATGGTATTTGGCGGGTATGTACTTGAATGGCTGGCAGAGAATTGAGAAAGTCGAGGGCAATCAAACACCTGCTTTTGGAACTCAGGTTACTTATAAACCGTCTGATCGGGTTGCTTTGAACTGGAGTACTTATGTTGGAAATGAACAGTCGGATATTGATAAAAAATGGCGTTATTTCAACAACTTTTACGGACAATTTAAGGTAACGGAAAAGACAAATATTACAGCTGGTTTTGATGTTGGATCTCAGCAGTCGGCAAAAGGAAGTAATAAATATGATACCTGGTTTTCGCCAGTTTTGATTCTGCAATACAAACCAGTTGACAAAATTCAGCTTGCAGTAAGAGGTGAATATTATAGTGATGAAAAGGGTGTAATTATAGCAACTGAAACGCCAAACGGTTTTAAAACTTACGGATTTTCAGCTAACTTTGATTACTTAGTTACTGATAATGTTATGTTTAGAATTGAAGCAAGAAATCTATCAAGTAAAGACGAAATCTTCACCAATAAAGACAATCTTCCAACGGATACAAATACGTTTGTAACGACTTCCTTGGCAATTAGTTTTTAG
- a CDS encoding integrase core domain-containing protein, whose product MRNNSQDSTLERNYLEKYRFLIKEYEQVKSKTHPLYKKAMDFYTANDTCRKSFLKYYNRYKQSGKPIDLLPQKRGPRYKTRRPLPFIEQKVIELREKGNSRYEIVSILSPKLGKHTPSYSGVYNILKRHKINRLTPKIKKNHQKIIKERMGQLGHIDCHYLSKSIIRGENKKLYLVCVIDDYSRIAWAELVSDITSLTVMFASLKCLNILSSHYEIKFEEILSDNGAEFGPKTSKVKNNHPFERMLMELGIVHRYTKPYRPQTNGKVERFWRTLEEDLLRDTDFDSQEELKEELLQYLYYYNHERPHQGIDGKKPIEMINPLPK is encoded by the coding sequence ATGAGAAATAATAGTCAGGATTCGACATTAGAGCGGAACTATTTAGAGAAATATCGTTTTCTAATAAAAGAATATGAACAGGTAAAAAGCAAAACTCATCCGCTTTATAAAAAAGCAATGGATTTTTATACAGCCAATGACACCTGCAGAAAAAGTTTTTTAAAGTATTACAATCGCTATAAGCAGAGCGGAAAGCCAATAGATTTACTGCCCCAAAAGCGGGGTCCAAGATATAAAACCAGACGCCCTTTGCCTTTTATAGAACAAAAAGTAATCGAATTAAGAGAAAAAGGAAACAGCAGATATGAAATTGTTAGTATATTGAGTCCCAAATTAGGAAAGCATACGCCTTCCTATTCAGGAGTTTATAATATTTTAAAACGTCATAAAATAAACAGATTAACTCCGAAGATTAAAAAGAATCATCAGAAAATAATCAAGGAAAGAATGGGACAGCTGGGTCATATTGATTGCCATTATTTAAGCAAAAGCATAATTCGCGGAGAAAACAAAAAGCTTTATTTAGTCTGTGTAATTGATGATTACAGCCGGATTGCCTGGGCAGAATTAGTTTCAGATATTACCAGTTTAACCGTAATGTTTGCTTCATTAAAATGTTTAAATATCTTAAGCAGCCATTATGAAATAAAATTTGAAGAGATATTATCTGATAATGGAGCTGAATTTGGACCTAAAACAAGCAAGGTAAAAAACAATCATCCTTTTGAAAGAATGCTAATGGAATTAGGCATAGTGCACAGATATACAAAGCCATATAGACCACAGACAAATGGTAAAGTCGAAAGGTTTTGGAGAACTCTGGAAGAGGATTTATTGAGAGACACAGATTTTGATTCTCAAGAAGAACTAAAAGAGGAATTGCTCCAATATTTATATTATTACAATCATGAAAGACCACATCAGGGAATTGATGGAAAAAAGCCAATCGAAATGATAAATCCGTTACCGAAATAA